Genomic segment of Caldisalinibacter kiritimatiensis:
AATTATGTGTATTATAATATTGATTATTGCTGTTTCAATGTCAATGGTAGGTAAAGGTGGAGGTAATTTTTATGTACTTGCTATGGTGCTAGCTGGTATATCAATGCATAATGCTGCTACAACATCACAGCTAATAATGATGGCAACTTCAATTACTTCAATGCTTATTTTTAATAAACATAAAAAAGTTGATTGGAAACTTGCATTGGTTATTGACCCTCCTACTGATATTATGGCTTTTATTGGAGGTTACTTTGCTGGAAGTATTGAGGGAACAACTCTAAAATTAATGTTTGCTATATTACTGATAGTAATATCATTTTTTATGTTTGTTTCAGTAAAACAAAGACCTATAAAGCAAAATGATAAATTTGGTTACTGGAATAGAACTTTTGGAGAGTATGAATATACTGTTAATTTATGGCTTACTTTACCTATTACAGCTATAGTAGGTTTTTTTGCTGGTGCTATTGGAATTTCAGGAGGTGCTTTTAAAATACCTTTAATGGTTTTATTGTGTGGTATACCGATGGAAATAGCGGTTGGGACTTCATCTGCTATGGTTGCAATTACAGCTTTAATGGGATTTATAGGGCATAGCATTAATGGTGACTTTAATCCTGAATTAGCTATACCACTTACTGTAGTTGCAGTAATTGGGGGATTAATAGGAAGTAGATATGCTATTAAAAGTAAACCTAAAAATTTAAAAAGAGTTTTTGCATTTACAAATATGTTAGCAGCGACAATGATGATTATTAATATTATTAGGTGAAAAGGGGCACTTTATTTGTGTCCCTTTAAAATTCTTTAAAAGTGAAAAAAACGGC
This window contains:
- a CDS encoding sulfite exporter TauE/SafE family protein, with the protein product MMNSVLIMCIIILIIAVSMSMVGKGGGNFYVLAMVLAGISMHNAATTSQLIMMATSITSMLIFNKHKKVDWKLALVIDPPTDIMAFIGGYFAGSIEGTTLKLMFAILLIVISFFMFVSVKQRPIKQNDKFGYWNRTFGEYEYTVNLWLTLPITAIVGFFAGAIGISGGAFKIPLMVLLCGIPMEIAVGTSSAMVAITALMGFIGHSINGDFNPELAIPLTVVAVIGGLIGSRYAIKSKPKNLKRVFAFTNMLAATMMIINIIR